A window of Hevea brasiliensis isolate MT/VB/25A 57/8 chromosome 14, ASM3005281v1, whole genome shotgun sequence contains these coding sequences:
- the LOC110639522 gene encoding uncharacterized protein LOC110639522 isoform X1 gives MELPVIDLSRYLEISGKLSNDREKLSGQLQEFGPWLGESCKEVSRILRETGALIVKDPRCSAEDNDRFIDIMEKYFERPQDYKKLHERPQSYYQIGSSPDGLEVAKCVVDEKIKEKVKAMPMDVQPSLPHGPDLKERYMWRVGSPPANTRFREFNLEPPIPEGFLEWKEVMDSWGSKMVNAVEAVAEMAAIGFGLPKDAFTSLLKQGPQLLGPTGSNLSHYNQEGTVFAGYHYDTNFLTIHGRSRFPGLNIWLRNGQKVEVKVPPGCLFIQTGKQIEWLTAGECMAGMHEVVVTDKTLDAVKKAAEQNRSLWRVSSTVRDNISIQFCIKYCLNSREKNVKFLHFVHLQLFSNIASDAMLKPLGHFAKRPQANQYPPMYAGEFMQNELSAINLNGNKIEA, from the exons ATGGAGCTACCGGTGATTGATCTATCCCGATATTTAGAGATCTCCGGAAAACTGAGCAACGACCGGGAGAAATTATCCGGTCAGCTCCAAGAATTCGGGCCATGGCTAGGTGAATCATGCAAGGAGGTGAGTCGGATCCTCCGAGAAACCGGAGCTTTGATAGTGAAAGATCCGAGATGCTCCGCGGAAGATAATGACCGGTTCATAGACATCATGGAGAAGTACTTCGAGAGGCCTCAAGACTACAAAAAACTCCACGAGAGACCTCAATCATATTACCAg ATTGGATCAAGCCCAGATGGATTAGAAGTTGCAAAATGTGTGGTTGATGAGAAGATAAAAGAGAAGGTAAAAGCCATGCCTATGGATGTTCAACCATCCCTGCCCCATGGACCTGATCTCAAGGAGAGGTATATGTGGAGAGTAGGTTCTCCACCAGCAAACACTCGTTTCAGG GAATTTAACTTGGAGCCTCCCATACCTGAAGGATTCCTTGAGTGGAAAGAAGTCATGGACTCATGGGGATCCAAAATGGTGAATGCAGTTGAG GCTGTAGCTGAAATGGCAGCAATTGGGTTTGGCTTGCCCAAGGATGCTTTTACTTCTCTTCTGAAGCAG GGACCGCAGCTTCTTGGCCCAACAGGGAGTAACCTCAGCCATTATAATCAGGAAGGAACTGTGTTTGCTGGATATCATTATGATACTAACTTTTTAACCATTCATGGGAGAAGTAGATTCCCTGGTCTAAACATTTGGCTGAGGAATGGACAGAAAGTGGAAGTCAAGGTTCCACCCGGATGTCTCTTCATTCAGACAGGAAAGCAG ATAGAGTGGCTGACTGCTGGAGAATGCATGGCTGGAATGCATGAAGTTGTTGTCACAGACAAAACACTTGATGCAGTGAAAAAGGCTGCAGAGCAAAATAGAAGCCTCTGGAGAGTTTCCTCAACAGTAAGGGATAATATAAGTATCCAGTTCTGTATCAAATATTGTCTCAATTCCAGGGAAAAAAATGTTAAATTTCTTCATTTTGTTCATTTGCAGCTCTTCTCAAACATTGCGTCAGATGCCATGTTGAAGCCTTTAGGCCACTTTGCCAAACGCCCACAAGCCAACCAATATCCACCCATGTATGCAGGAGAGTTTATGCAAAACGAGCTGTCAGCAATCAATCTAAATGGGAATAAAATAGAAGCCTGA
- the LOC110639522 gene encoding uncharacterized protein LOC110639522 isoform X2, which translates to MELPVIDLSRYLEISGKLSNDREKLSGQLQEFGPWLGESCKEVSRILRETGALIVKDPRCSAEDNDRFIDIMEKYFERPQDYKKLHERPQSYYQIGSSPDGLEVAKCVVDEKIKEKVKAMPMDVQPSLPHGPDLKERYMWRVGSPPANTRFREFNLEPPIPEGFLEWKEVMDSWGSKMVNAVEAVAEMAAIGFGLPKDAFTSLLKQGPQLLGPTGSNLSHYNQEGTVFAGYHYDTNFLTIHGRSRFPGLNIWLRNGQKVEVKVPPGCLFIQTGKQIEWLTAGECMAGMHEVVVTDKTLDAVKKAAEQNRSLWRVSSTLFSNIASDAMLKPLGHFAKRPQANQYPPMYAGEFMQNELSAINLNGNKIEA; encoded by the exons ATGGAGCTACCGGTGATTGATCTATCCCGATATTTAGAGATCTCCGGAAAACTGAGCAACGACCGGGAGAAATTATCCGGTCAGCTCCAAGAATTCGGGCCATGGCTAGGTGAATCATGCAAGGAGGTGAGTCGGATCCTCCGAGAAACCGGAGCTTTGATAGTGAAAGATCCGAGATGCTCCGCGGAAGATAATGACCGGTTCATAGACATCATGGAGAAGTACTTCGAGAGGCCTCAAGACTACAAAAAACTCCACGAGAGACCTCAATCATATTACCAg ATTGGATCAAGCCCAGATGGATTAGAAGTTGCAAAATGTGTGGTTGATGAGAAGATAAAAGAGAAGGTAAAAGCCATGCCTATGGATGTTCAACCATCCCTGCCCCATGGACCTGATCTCAAGGAGAGGTATATGTGGAGAGTAGGTTCTCCACCAGCAAACACTCGTTTCAGG GAATTTAACTTGGAGCCTCCCATACCTGAAGGATTCCTTGAGTGGAAAGAAGTCATGGACTCATGGGGATCCAAAATGGTGAATGCAGTTGAG GCTGTAGCTGAAATGGCAGCAATTGGGTTTGGCTTGCCCAAGGATGCTTTTACTTCTCTTCTGAAGCAG GGACCGCAGCTTCTTGGCCCAACAGGGAGTAACCTCAGCCATTATAATCAGGAAGGAACTGTGTTTGCTGGATATCATTATGATACTAACTTTTTAACCATTCATGGGAGAAGTAGATTCCCTGGTCTAAACATTTGGCTGAGGAATGGACAGAAAGTGGAAGTCAAGGTTCCACCCGGATGTCTCTTCATTCAGACAGGAAAGCAG ATAGAGTGGCTGACTGCTGGAGAATGCATGGCTGGAATGCATGAAGTTGTTGTCACAGACAAAACACTTGATGCAGTGAAAAAGGCTGCAGAGCAAAATAGAAGCCTCTGGAGAGTTTCCTCAACA CTCTTCTCAAACATTGCGTCAGATGCCATGTTGAAGCCTTTAGGCCACTTTGCCAAACGCCCACAAGCCAACCAATATCCACCCATGTATGCAGGAGAGTTTATGCAAAACGAGCTGTCAGCAATCAATCTAAATGGGAATAAAATAGAAGCCTGA
- the LOC110639524 gene encoding cytochrome P450 705A22-like produces the protein MADTIGDTQYYLILFFLWAFLSLLLHYLLKKPIKPSLHLPPSPPALPLIGHLHLLRPMAFKCLHNISSKHGPFLCLRLGSRPVLVVSSATFAAEIFKTHDINFSAKPKTPLGDKLLFGNFGFFNAPYGDYWKFMKKLCMTELLGARQVERDCAARREELRRFLSKLVERACKNENVDLGNELMRLTNNTICRMVMSTRCSGEDDEARKCRELVEESVDLAGKLGVASMLGPLKKLGFWVFRKQLKDILRDFDELLEKILKEHEEKAKRDGDDHEGEDKDLMDILLKVYQDENAEFKISRNHMKAFFLDLFFAGTDTSANTMQWIMAELINHPKVFSKLREEIESVVGTNRLVEESDIPNLHYLQAVVKETMRLHPLVPAIPRECREDCKIEGYDIPKETVVWINVYSIMRDPKLWNNPNEFCPERFLQEHENQKEIKRQNFSFLPFGGGRRMCPGSHLAFSLINITIASMIQCFDWKAVGDGGKVNMEAKSGFSLCLAHPLLCFPVIHYHPFAA, from the exons ATGGCGGATACCATTGGCGATACCCAATATTACTTGATCCTCTTCTTTCTCTGGGCGTTCTTAAGCCTTCTTCTTCATTACCTCTTAAAGAAACCCATCAAGCCAAGCCTCCACCTTCCTCCAAGCCCACCAGCTCTTCCACTTATTGGTCACCTTCACCTTCTGCGTCCAATGGCATTCAAATGCTTACATAATATCTCATCTAAACATGGCCCTTTCCTCTGCCTTCGCCTTGGTTCTCGTCCTGTTCTTGTTGTCTCATCAGCAACGTTTGCTGCTGAGATCTTCAAAACACATGACATCAACTTCTCAGCAAAACCGAAAACTCCTTTAGGTGATAAATTACTATTTGGGAACTTTGGCTTTTTTAATGCTCCATATGGAGACTACTGGAAATTCATGAAGAAACTGTGCATGACAGAACTGCTAGGAGCACGACAGGTCGAAAGAGACTGTGCCGCTAGGAGGGAAGAACTCAGGCGTTTCTTGAGTAAACTGGTGGAGAGAGCTTGTAAGAATGAGAACGTTGACTTAGGTAATGAGCTAATGAGGCTAACGAATAATACTATATGCAGAATGGTTATGAGCACAAGGTGTTCAGGAGAAGATGATGAGGCTCGGAAGTGTAGGGAACTGGTGGAAGAGTCGGTGGATCTTGCTGGAAAGTTGGGTGTGGCTAGTATGCTGGGGCCTTTGAAGAAATTAGGTTTTTGGGTATTTAGAAAACAGCTAAAGGATATACTAAGAGATTTCGATGAGTTGCTAGAGAAGATTTTGAAGGAGCATGAAGAGAAAGCTAAGAGAGATGGTGATGATCATGAAGGCGAGGATAAAGATTTGATGGATATTCTATTGAAAGTATATCAAGATGAAAATGCAGAGTTCAAGATAAGCAGGAATCACATGAAGGCCTTCTTTCTG GATCTCTTCTTTGCAGGGACAGATACGTCTGCAAATACCATGCAATGGATTATGGCAGAGCTCATCAATCATCCAAAAGTATTCTCGAAACTAAGAGAAGAGATAGAGTCAGTTGTTGGAACAAATAGACTAGTGGAAGAGTCTGATATCCCAAATCTCCATTATTTGCAAGCAGTTGTGAAGGAAACAATGAGACTACATCCACTAGTACCTGCAATCCCCAGAGAATGCCGAGAAGACTGTAAAATTGAAGGATATGATATACCCAAAGAAACTGTAGTATGGATCAATGTGTATTCAATAATGAGGGATCCAAAGTTATGGAATAATCCCAATGAGTTCTGTCCAGAAAGGTTCTTGCAAGAACATGAAaatcaaaaggaaattaagagGCAAAACTTCAGTTTTCTTCCATTTGGTGGGGGAAGAAGAATGTGCCCTGGTTCACACTTAGCTTTCAGCTTAATTAACATTACTATTGCATCTATGATTCAGTGCTTTGATTGGAAGGCTGTTGGAGATGGAGGAAAGGTTAATATGGAAGCTAAATCAGGCTTTAGTCTTTGCTTGGCTCATCCACTTTTGTGTTTTCCAGTGATTCACTACCACCCATTTGCTGCTTAG
- the LOC110639538 gene encoding protein LIM1, whose amino-acid sequence MKVSGANNKILPLLVFVLVVTGLVEQGKGHACPNTFFSALVQMIPCRAAVAPYSPIPPSDACCNAVKSLGQPCLCVLVNGPPISGVDRNMALQLPDKCTANFEPCQITKK is encoded by the exons ATGAAGGTTTCTGGTGCTAACAATAAGATCCTGCCACTTCTGGTTTTTGTGCTGGTAGTGACAGGTTTAGTGGAGCAAGGGAAAGGGCATGCTTGTCCAAATACTTTCTTCTCAGCACTTGTTCAAATGATACCTTGCAGGGCAGCAGTTGCTCCCTATAGCCCAATTCCACCAAGTGACGCTTGTTGCAATGCTGTAAAATCTCTTGGCCAACCTTGCCTTTGTGTGCTTGTAAATGGCCCTCCAATTTCTGGTGTTGATAGGAACATGGCCTTGCAGCTGCCTGACAAGTGCACTGCCAACTTTGAACCAT GTCAAATTACTAAGAAGTAG